Proteins encoded within one genomic window of Ptychodera flava strain L36383 unplaced genomic scaffold, AS_Pfla_20210202 Scaffold_39__1_contigs__length_1403739_pilon, whole genome shotgun sequence:
- the LOC139127916 gene encoding hyalin-like, with translation MAGNVGTCTFVVIVEDTINPVVTCPANITVENEYGNTTAVVVFDGEAAIDNAGHQLSVTCDPPSNSTFTYGDSVVTCSATDLAGNVGSCRFTVTVEDMSSPIVTCPENITVEYDYGNTTAVVVFDGESATDNSGQHVSVTCDPSSNSTFVSGDNVVTCSATDQAGNVGTCNFVVKVQDTTSPVLTCPADITVEIDYGNTTAVVVYSGQSAVDNSGQELAVTCDIPSSSTFVFDDTLVTCSATDMAGNTGQCNFTVTVQDTTKPVVTCPSNVTVENDDGFTTAVVVFDGASVTDNSGHELSATCSPASNSTFASEDTTVTCSATDMSGNVGSCTFVVTVEDIVDPVVTCPSDITVEIDFGNTTAVVAYDGESATDNSGYQPPVTCDTPSNSTFALGPTIVTCSATDQAGNTGTCDFTVTVEDTTDPVVACPSDMTVEYDYGGTTAVVNYAVSATDNSGSSPAVACTTSPGSTLSSGDTNVTCYATDASGNSGSCTFKITVQDTTDPVVNCPASRVVDYDYGNTTAFVVFGGESATDNSGEDMSVSCDPPTNTTFESGPNVVTCSATDAAGNEGTCNFVVTVQDTADPLVTCPANVTAEYDYGNTTAVVVFDGESAVDNSGHTLSVTCDPPSNSTFAGDRTIVTCSATDRSGNTGTCSFVVNVRDTTDPVVTCPADQIVEYDDGGTTAVVTFSGSATDNSGSTSAVTCSPASGTAFSSGTTDVTCSATDQSGNQGTCTFSVTVQDTTDPVVTCPADTTVEYDDGGTTAVVTFSGESATDNSGTTPTVTCSPASGTVFADGETTVTCTATDAASNEGSCTFTVTVEDTTDPVVTCPADQTVEYDDGGTTAVVVYSGESATDNSGTAPSVTCDITSGTAFSSGSNDVTCSATDASGNVGSCTFTVVVQDTTDPVVTCPADQTVEYDDGGTTAVVTFSGSATDNSGTNPSVSCTPSSGSTFASGDATVTCSATDASGNTGSCTFSVTVQDTTEPVVTCPADLSHQLTAGETNARLTFSGESATDNSGITPSVTCVPASGTVFSVGETEVTCSASDVAGNTGTCTFTVYVNDVGDCTQNGACEQICLYNSGVYSCACRDGYTLDGDGRNCTEINECDPDPCVHGTCTDEVNDYSCACDAGYSGKNCSININDCRNSPCRNGGTCVDGVDSFTCNCLPGYRGNTCNRGTGQCILNCYRGTCVVIDGEQQCECNDGYKVNPNVNNYCVADVDECYNSTTNGCSHTCENSYGSFTCTCPNGYELQADDKTCVETDACESSPCVNGHCVDTIDGYTCDCYDGYEGTNCESETDECNPDQCVYGNCTDLLNRFECSCEDGYEGTLCDQDTDECASQPCKNGGTCTDLIASYSCQCDRGWTGQNCADDVDECADIALNDCHHNCTNTDRDSEDRGYICSCLDGYVLAGDSLSCEDIDECASEPCQNNATCVNDVDEYRCLCEDGWQGVNCDSDIDECASDDDNDCDDNASCSNNIGGYTCSCNTGYRGDGFTCREIILLPFGDNVGDSRLRDTHDVGSSRLYTDIVSETIRPPTGFPFGSYFYYSLYFTDNGQIIFIKENDDKYPYPHPNANGFQSNVGVAMVAAFWEDVDMTDSSVGEVFYQVYDDQAADKETFAEINSRIRSSSTSGQPGSTFNATWALKVTWSQVADFNVTFTQDSPNTFQAVIATDGVHSFAILNYREDDMLWNYETRRENNVIYGYNGGSGDPGWVENLQDQLSSLSARYRPDLQVGNTGLQGRWIVRLENNTASTVNYKQECLSWYEDAG, from the exons ACACCATCAACCCAGTCGTTACCTGTCCAGCAAACATCACAGTAGAGAATGAATATGGCAACACCACTGCTGTTGTTGTATTTGATGGCGAGGCTGCAATAGATAATGCCGGACATCAACTCAGTGTAACCTGTGACCCGCCATCCAATTCCACATTCACCTATGGCGACAGCGTCGTGACCTGTTCTGCAACCGATTTGGCGGGAAACGTAGGGTCATGTAGGTTCACAGTGACTGTGGAAG ATATGTCAAGTCCGATTGTCACGTGCCCTGAAAACATAACTGTGGAGTATGACTATGGAAACACCACAGCTGTTGTTGTATTTGACGGAGAGTCTGCCACAGACAATTCTGGACAGCATGTTTCTGTGACCTGTGACCCTTCGTCGAACTCTACATTCGTCAGTGGAGACAATGTCGTCACATGCTCTGCTACCGACCAGGCGGGAAACGTTGGCACGTGTAACTTCGTAGTAAAAGTGCAAG ACACCACAAGTCCAGTATTAACATGTCCAGCTGATATCACCGTTGAGATCGACTACGGAAATACGACAGCCGTTGTTGTATACAGCGGCCAATCAGCTGTCGATAACTCCGGACAGGAATTGGCGGTGACCTGTGACATACCATCAAGTTCGACTTTTGTTTTCGACGACACTCTGGTCACTTGTTCTGCTACTGACATGGCGGGAAACACAGGACAATGCAATTTCACAGTGACTGTACAAG ACACCACGAAACCAGTCGTTACTTGCCCTTCAAACGTCACTGTTGAGAATGACGATGGTTTTACAACAGCCGTCGTTGTGTTCGACGGAGCGTCAGTCACTGACAATTCTGGACACGAACTCTCCGCGACGTGTAGCCCAGCGTCGAATTCTACGTTTGCCAGTGAAGACACGACCGTGACATGTTCCGCTACAGACATGTCGGGAAATGTAGGAAGTTGTACCTTCGTTGTGACTGTCGAAG ACATCGTCGATCCAGTTGTAACCTGCCCGTCAGACATCACTGTTGAGATTGACTTTGGCAACACGACAGCCGTCGTTGCATACGATGGCGAGTCGGCCACTGACAACTCGGGATACCAACCACCTGTAACATGTGACACACCTTCAAATTCAACCTTTGCTCTCGGACCGACGATTGTTACCTGCTCTGCTACCGACCAGGCAGGAAATACTGGAACTTGTGATTTCACCGTTACAGTTGAAG ATACAACCGACCCCGTTGTCGCGTGTCCGTCCGACATGACGGTGGAATACGACTACGGTGGCACGACGGCCGTGGTTAACTATGCCGTTTCTGCAACGGACAATTCCGGCTCGAGCCCTGCCGTGGCTTGTACCACGTCCCCTGGTTCAACATTGAGCAGTGGCGATACCAATGTCACTTGTTATGCTACTGACGCCTCAGGAAACTCAGGAAGTTGTACCTTCAAGATCACCGTGCAAG ATACCACTGACCCAGTGGTCAACTGCCCTGCAAGCCGCGTCGTTGACTACGATTATGGAAATACGACAGCCTTCGTGGTGTTCGGCGGCGAGTCGGCCACAGACAACTCTGGCGAAGACATGTCCGTATCGTGTGACCCGCCAACAAACACTACATTTGAAAGCGGGCCAAACGTGGTAACATGTTCGGCTACGGATGCTGCCGGTAACGAGGGAACCTGTAATTTTGTCGTGACAGTACAAG atacGGCCGATCCATTGGTTACATGCCCAGCAAACGTCACGGCTGAGTACGACTACGGTAACACGACGGCTGTTGTTGTCTTTGATGGCGAATCTGCAGTGGACAATTCTGGACACACACTGTCTGTCACATGCGACCCGCCGTCGAATTCCACATTCGCTGGTGATAGGACCATCGTTACATGTTCTGCAACTGACAGATCAGGGAACACAGGCACTTGCAGTTTCGTTGTCAATGTTCGGG ATACAACTGACCCAGTTGTCACATGCCCCGCTGACCAGATCGTAGAGTACGACGACGGAGGCACGACAGCAGTGGTCACGTTCAGTGGATCTGCTACCGACAATTCAGGGTCGACGTCTGCCGTAACGTGTAGTCCTGCCTCGGGAACTGCCTTCAGCAGCGGGACCACTGACGTCACGTGTTCTGCCACCGACCAATCGGGTAATCAGGGAACCTGTACCTTCAGTGTCACTGTACAAG ACACCACCGATCCAGTTGTAACTTGTCCAGCTGATACGACTGTCGAATATGACGACGGTGGCACAACTGCAGTGGTAACATTCAGTGGCGAGTCCGCCACCGATAATTCAGGAACGACACCAACGGTAACTTGCAGTCCTGCTTCCGGAACAGTCTTCGCTGACGGAGAAACGACAGTCACATGTACTGCTACGGACGCAGCGAGCAACGAAGGATCATGTACCTTTACTGTCACTGTAGAAG ATACAACGGATCCAGTAGTCACGTGTCCAGCTGACCAGACCGTTGAATATGACGATGGCGGTACAACTGCCGTAGTAGTTTACAGTGGAGAATCTGCTACAGACAATTCAGGAACAGCGCCATCAGTGACATGTGATATTACTTCCGGTACAGCCTTTAGCAGTGGTAGCAATGACGTGACCTGTTCCGCCACAGACGCCTCTGGTAACGTAGGAAGTTGCACTTTCACAGTTGTTGTACAAG ATACCACGGATCCCGTTGTCACATGTCCCGCTGACCAGACGGTAGAGTATGATGACGGCGGTACAACTGCAGTGGTCACGTTCAGCGGCTCTGCTACTGACAATTCAGGAACCAATCCGTCAGTATCGTGTACTCCATCCTCGGGAAGCACATTTGCTAGTGGTGATGCTACTGTTACCTGTTCTGCTACTGACGCGTCGGGCAATACAGGAAGTTGTACATTCTCAGTCACTGTTCAAG ATACAACAGAGCCGGTGGTGACATGTCCAGCTGACTTAAGCCATCAATTGACAGCAGGGGAGACAAACGCCAGATTGACGTTCTCAGGGGAATCAGCTACAGACAACTCCGGAATAACTCCATCTGTGACGTGCGTTCCGGCTTCCGGTACGGTCTTCAGCGTGGGAGAGACGGAAGTTACGTGTTCAGCGTCAGATGTGGCTGGTAACACAGGGACTTGCACCTTTACTGTATATGTGAATG ATGTTGGAGACTGTACGCAGAATGGTGCATGTGAACAAATCTGTCTTTACAACAGTGGTGTCTATTCCTGCGCATGTAGGGACGGCTATACCCTGGATGGTGATGGTCGTAACTGCACAG AAATTAATGAATGCGATCCGGATCCGTGTGTGCACGGAACTTGCACCGACGAAGTCAACGACTACTCGTGTGCCTGCGATGCTGGCTACAGTGGAAAGAATTGCTCCATaa ACATAAACGACTGCAGAAATTCTCCATGCAGAAATGGCGGAACATGTGTCGATGGGGTGGATAGCTTCACGTGTAATTGCCTACCCGGATATAGGGGAAATACATGCAATAGAG GTACAGGACAATGCATTCTCAACTGTTACCGTGGCACATGTGTCGTCATCGACGGAGAACAGCAGTGTGAATGTAACGATGGCTACAAAGTGAACCCGAACGTCAACAATTACTGCGTTGCAG ACGTGGATGAGTGTTACAACTCCACAACTAATGGCTGTTCCCACACTTGTGAGAATTCATATGGCTCCTTCACGTGCACCTGTCCAAACGGGTATGAACTCCAAGCAGACGACAAAACTTGCGTAG AAACTGACGCTTGCGAGTCCAGTCCATGTGTCAATGGACACTGTGTGGACACCATAGATGGATATACCTGTGACTGTTATGACGGATACGAGGGAACGAACTGTGAATCAG AGACGGATGAGTGTAATCCAGACCAATGCGTGTATGGAAACTGCACGGATCTATTGAATAGATTTGAATGCTCATGTGAAGACGGATATGAAGGAACATTGTGTGACCAAG ACACTGACGAATGCGCCTCGCAACCATGTAAAAATGGCGGTACCTGTACGGATCTAATAGCTTCGTATTCATGCCAATGTGATCGCGGATGGACTGGACAAAACTGTGCTGATG ACGTCGACGAATGTGCAGACATCGCCCTGAACGATTGTCATCATAACTGTACCAATACTGACAGAGACAGCGAAGATCGTGGTTATATCTGCTCCTGTTTAGACGGCTATGTATTGGCAGGAGATTCTTTATCATGTGAAG ATATAGACGAATGCGCCAGTGAGCCGTGCCAGAACAATGCTACATGTGTCAACGATGTGGACGAATACAGATGTCTTTGTGAAGATGGATGGCAAGGCGTCAATTGTGACTCGG ACATCGATGAATGCGCATCTGATGACGATAATGACTGTGACGATAATGCCAGTTGCAGTAACAATATAGGAGGTTACACGTGTAGCTGTAATACCGGATACAGAGGAGATGGCTTTACCTGTAGAG AAATCATTCTCTTGCCATTCGGCGACAACGTCGGCGACTCTCGTCTGCGAGATACACATGATGTCGGGAGTTCGAGACTTTACACTGACATCGTTTCGGAAACCATACGACCTCCGACTGGCTTCCCCTTCGGCAGTTACTTCTATTACAGTCTCTAT TTCACGGATAATGGTCAGATAATATTCATCAAGGAGAATGATGACAAGTACCCCTATCCTCATCCAAATGCTAATGGATTCCAGTCAAATGTTGGGGTTGCCATGGTAGCGGCATTTTGGGAAGACGTTGATATGACCGATTCCAGTGTCGGTGAAGTGTTTTATCAg gtGTACGATGACCAGGCTGCTGATAAGGAGACTTTCGCAGAGATAAATTCAAGGATAAGAAGTTCGTCCACATCCGGGCAACCAGGCTCAACGTTCAACGCTACATGGGCCCTGAAGGTCACGTGGTCTCAGGTGGCAGATTTTAATGTAACATTCACCCAGGACTCG CCCAACACGTTCCAGGCAGTCATCGCAACCGACGGCGTTCACAGCTTTGCAATTCTGAACTACAGAGAAGATGATATGTTGTGGAACTATGAAACAAGGAGAGAGAACAATGTCATCTACGGCTACAACGGAGGCAGTGGCGATCCTGGCTGGGTCGAAAACTTACAAGACCAGTTGTCAAGTCTTTCAGCCCGCTACCGACCAGACCTCCAAGTGGGCAACACGGGACTGCAAGGCCGCTGGATAGTCAGGCTTGAGAATAACACTGCCTCTACGGTAAATTACAAACAGGAATGTCTGTCGTGGTACGAGGACGCAGGATGA
- the LOC139127917 gene encoding fibrillin-3-like, whose protein sequence is MSSSLDANELSVGLSTDIITAISERQAPHAMYEQTFMATNGAGFQCAYRSDGSLITGYGTNVFASSFQERTQYPFRGWNAGDYQGTSAYLKWLGDDILPRYYCCEASEDEAFCDKYKEKRPADSCGDYSAPTTGWCIGDPHLDTLDGARYTFNGLGEYTLVDVDNGKFKLQGRTEQALYSNLTETLATIFSGFAAKQDDSNTIELRSNVNNTEQIVLVDGQKLDASLLSEDPYDTGLTNVKLTKVKDASNESRIVAIFSSGISVSVGFEENFVQYVMDFILSVPQSYKGMTKGLLGVWNDDTSDDFTMADGQLLQPAVLGGNITEEDQFRFGQTWMVTNETSLFTYAETETWSSINRPGFTPFFYDELVTRYTNRDPDYLNTARLVCGGDKECLYDALATRTLGIAMATKTASEEFTETDNQLDNFPPVISGTTVLETKVGDPVTLQYTATDANGDTVTFSLEKSPTGATIDPSTGLLQWTPSSLNNMGLEVEASDGTASSVLVVEVRICNCQNSGTCNYDTSVDGSDVNNDKYKIVTCDCPAGYSGDFCENDFNACLDSPCFPSVTCTDQSAPSTTADCGDCPTGLEGDGFQCYDVDECQLGGDLDPGLPFCEQNCANTDGSYTCSCDDGYSLVTRTACQDIDECVQSLDTCPEHSTCTNNIGSYTCPCDNGYKLNVEDNTCVNIDECVEEGQYPCPTNSICQDTDGGYTCTCATGYEAVGNECQDIDECTSTLHPHNCDANAPAHCVNTVGSFECVCDTGYEGDGVTCSNIDECSDLNYNDCDPQRATCTDTVGSYQCACVAGYTGDGKINQCEDKDECSNGEDTCSDVGGECLNTVGSYQCRCVTGYQDVSGDGRTCTDIDECAASPGPCQLNAACTNTQGSYTCACNSGYEETVNGLCQDVDECLGEHDCTLDYNICVNNDGGYLCECDVGYEYSDSTRTTCVDINECNSNNGDCDHTCNNIIGGHYCECNDGYVLNVDGLTCDDIDECAMDLSTCPQLCVNTMTTASTPDGYTCACSPGFNDTQGDGRVCAASRSCPNGETCDHGTCYVESNVNKCMCDPGYELNTAPGTFGCIAVNECVRETDGCEQVCIDRTPFYRCECNSGYRLEADERTCSDIDECRENLHDCESYEICNNLMGSFECVCRVGFHTDGSGCEGLSCPDDHCYNGGTCVGSINEGLSCECPEGFQGDRCGDVVEDDDGSTDLLVILASTLSALAFILIIGILVCVICCCGAAARAGKASSSRTTDDSYAVRYLTYESSSDKDYFDTISTDSDERLNELARAMKYAPRIEEDGVYNDVFYSQSSVGRQFVRPYIADGTEERERSLRLARMAPSPTGYTNERGRSSRRSRERSYVYYQ, encoded by the exons ATGAGTTCTTCACTGGACGCAAATGAGCTATCTGTCGGTCTCTCCACTGACATTATAACAGCCATAAGCGAACGTCAAG CTCCTCATGCCATGTACGAGCAAACTTTCATGGCGACCAACGGAGCTGGTTTCCAGTGCGCCTATCGGTCGGACGGATCCCTGATAACTGGATACGGAACCAATGTGTTTGCAAGCAGCTTCCAAGAACGAACCCAGTATCCCTTCCGGGGCTGGAACGCCGGTGACTATCAAGGCACGAGTGCCTACTTGAAATGGTTAG GTGACGACATCCTGCCAAGATATTATTGCTGTGAGGCGTCCGAGGATGAAGCTTTCTGCGataaatacaaggaaaaacgacCGGCTGACAGCTGTGGCGACTACAGCGCCCCCACGACTG GTTGGTGCATTGGAGACCCCCACTTGGACACACTTGATGGCGCACGATACACATTCAACGGCTTGGGCGAATACACTCTTGTAGATGTCGACAACGGCAAGTTTAAATTGCAGGGAAGAACAGAACAAGCTTTGTACTCTAACTTAACGGAAACCTTGGCTACAATATTCTCAGGTTTTGCTGCTAAGCAAGACGACTCTAATACA ATTGAACTGAGATCGAACGTGAACAATACAGAGCAGATTGTTTTAGTGGATGGACAAAAATTGGACGCAAGCTTGTTGAGTGAAG ATCCATACGATACCGGTCTCACCAACGTCAAATTAACGAAGGTCAAAGATGCCAGCAACGAGTCTCGCATTGTCGCCATATTCTCGTCTGGAATATCCGTATCGGTTGGTTTTGAAGAAAACTTCGTTCAGTATGTCATGGATTTCATTCTCAGTGTACCACAATCATACAAAGGAATGACAAAAGGATTACTTG GCGTATGGAACGACGATACCAGTGACGATTTCACAATGGCTGATGGGCAGTTGCTACAGCCAGCGGTACTTGGTGGAAATATCACTGAAGAGGATCAATTTCGATTTGGCCAAACAT GGATGGTAACAAACGAGACGTCACTATTCACGTATGCCGAGACAGAAACGTGGTCATCTATCAACCGTCCTGGTTTCACTCCCTTCTTCTACGACGAGCTCGTAACCAGATACACAAATCGAGATCCGGACTACCTCAACACTGCAAGGCTTGTATGTGGCGGCGATAAGGAATGCTTGTATGACGCCCTGGCAACTAGGACACTAggcattgccatggcaacaaagaCAGCGTCTGAGGAATTCACAGAAACTGACAATCAATTAG ACAACTTCCCGCCTGTTATTAGTGGAACGACTGTTCTTGAAACAAAGGTTGGGGATCCTGTTACTCTACAGTACACCGCCACAGACGCAAACGGGGACACCGTCACATTCAGTCTTGAGAAGAGCCCCACTGGCGCTACCATCGATCCATCAA CCGGATTACTGCAGTGGACTCCAAGCAGCCTGAACAACATGGGCCTTGAAGTTGAGGCATCTGACGGCACTGCGTCATCAGTACTCGTGGTGGAAGTAAGGATATGTAACTGCCAAAATAGTGGAACCTGTAACTACGACACGAGTGTCGATGGTTCAGATGTTAACAATGACAAGTACAAG ATTGTCACATGTGACTGCCCAGCCGGCTACAGTGGCGATTTCTGTGAGAACGACTTCAACGCATGCCTGGACAGTCCCTGCTTCCCCTCTGTGACATGCACAGACCAGTCAGCACCCAGCACCACGGCAGACTGTGGAGATTGTCCAACGGGACTTGAAGGAGATGGCTTCCAATGCTATG atgtcgATGAATGTCAACTAGGCGGTGACCTTGACCCAGGTTTGCCATTCTGTGAACAAAACTGCGCGAACACGGATGGTAGTTACACATGTTCATGTGATGATGGCTATTCACTGGTAACGAGAACTGCCTGCCAAG aTATTGACGAATGTGTGCAATCCTTAGATACGTGTCCTGAACACTCCACCTGTACCAACAACATTGGGTCATACACATGTCCGTGTGACAATGGCTATAAGTTAAATGTTGAAGACAACACATGTGTCA ATATTGACGAATGCGTTGAAGAAGGCCAGTATCCTTGCCCAACAAACAGTATCTGTCAAGATACAGATGGTGGCTACACATGTACGTGTGCGACTGGCTACGAAGCGGTCGGAAACGAATGTCAAG ATATTGACGAATGCACAAGTACACTTCATCCTCACAACTGCGACGCAAATGCCCCTGCGCACTGCGTGAACACAGTTGGCTCCTTCGAGTGCGTATGCGACACTGGTTACGAAGGAGACGGTGTCACGTGCTCAAATATTGATGAATGCAGTGACCTCAATTACAACGACTGTGACCCCCAGAGGGCGACGTGTACGGACACAGTTGGAAGCTACCAATGTGCGTGTGTGGCCGGATATACTGGAGATGGGAAGATAAACCAGTGTGAAG ATAAAGATGAATGTTCAAACGGCGAGGACACGTGTTCAGACGTTGGTGGAGAGTGTCTGAATACGGTCGGTTCATACCAATGCAGATGTGTTACTGGTTATCAGGATGTCAGCGGAGATGGACGCACCTGCACAG ATATTGACGAGTGTGCTGCCAGCCCTGGTCCCTGTCAGCTTAATGCCGCCTGCACCAATACACAGGGATCGTACACATGTGCCTGTAATAGTGGTTACGAGGAAACTGTAAATGGTCTATGCCAAG ACGTCGATGAATGCTTAGGTGAACACGACTGCACGCTTGACTACAACATCTGCGTCAATAACGACGGCGGCTATCTGTGCGAGTGTGATGTTGGGTATGAATATAGCGACAGCACACGAACTACCTGTGTGG ACATTAACGAGTGCAATAGTAACAACGGAGACTGTGACCACACCTGCAATAATATCATCGGTGGACATTATTGCGAATGTAATGATGGATATGTCTTAAATGTTGACGGTCTTACATGTGACG ACATCGATGAATGTGCAATGGACCTGAGTACCTGTCCTCAGCTATGCGTAAATACAATGACAACAGCTTCAACTCCGGATGGATACACTTGCGCATGCTCACCTGGTTTCAACGACACGCAAGGAGACGGGCGGGTTTGCGCAG CGTCGCGATCTTGTCCGAATGGCGAAACTTGCGACCATGGTACTTGCTACGTGGAATCTAATGTCAACAAATGCATGTGTGACCCTGGCTATGAACTCAATACAGCACCTGGTACATTTGGATGCATCG CTGTGAATGAATGTGTACGGGAAACCGATGGCTGTGAACAAGTGTGCATTGACAGAACGCCCTTCTACAGATGCGAGTGTAACAGCGGTTACAGGCTTGAAGCCGACGAGAGGACATGCTCAG ATATTGACGAATGCCGTGAAAACCTGCATGACTGCGAGTCGTATGAAATCTGCAATAACCTTATGGGTAGCTTTGAATGTGTATGCAGAGTCGGATTCCATACAGACGGTAGCGGCTGTGAAG GCTTATCATGTCCAGACGATCATTGCTATAATGGAGGTACCTGCGTTGGCAGCATAAATGAAGGACTTAGCTGCGA ATGTCCTGAGGGTTTCCAAGGTGATAGATGTGGCGACGTGGTAGAAGATGACGATG GTAGCACCGATCTGCTTGTTATACTGGCATCCACTCTGAGCGCCCTGGCTTTCATACTAATCATCGGAATACTTGTCTGTGTCATCTGCTGCTGCGGAGCGGCAGCGCGAGCCGGAAAAGCGTCCAGTAGCCGAACAACCGACGACAGTTACGCTGTCCGGTACCTGACATACGAGTCTTCGAGTGACAAAGACTACTTTGATACGATATCTACTGATTCGGACGAACGATTGAACGAACTTGCCAGGGCGATGAAATATGCCCCGAGGATAGAG GAGGACGGAGTATACAACGACGTGTTCTACTCGCAGAGTTCAGTTGGTCGACAGTTTGTAAGGCCGTACATAGCCGATGGTACAGAGGAAAGGGAACGTTCACTCAGACTT GCAAGGATGGCACCATCGCCGACGGGATATACAAACGAACGTGGCCGCAGTTCAAGGCGAAGTAGAGAACGCTCCTACGTGTACTACCAGTAA